The following coding sequences are from one Acidobacteriota bacterium window:
- a CDS encoding tryptophan-rich sensory protein yields the protein MRRKRSLLGLAGWLAVTFAVSAFGALFTPGGGGGGWYATLPKPAWTPPGWVFGPVWTLLYILIAVAAWLVWRARGSLRAAAPPLAPWAAQLLLNGLWSLLFFGLRLVVPAFVEILVLWFAILATVIAFWRVRPLAGALLIPYLAWVAFAAALNGAIAFAL from the coding sequence ATGAGGCGCAAGCGTTCGCTTCTCGGGCTGGCGGGTTGGCTCGCCGTTACCTTCGCGGTGTCGGCCTTCGGCGCGCTCTTCACGCCGGGCGGGGGAGGCGGCGGCTGGTACGCGACCCTGCCCAAGCCCGCATGGACGCCCCCCGGCTGGGTTTTCGGCCCGGTCTGGACCCTCCTCTACATCCTCATCGCGGTCGCGGCCTGGCTCGTCTGGCGCGCGCGGGGGAGCCTGCGGGCGGCCGCCCCGCCGCTCGCCCCCTGGGCGGCCCAGCTCCTGCTCAACGGCCTGTGGTCCCTGCTCTTCTTCGGCCTGCGCCTCGTCGTCCCCGCCTTCGTCGAGATCCTCGTCCTCTGGTTCGCCATCCTCGCCACCGTCATCGCCTTCTGGCGCGTGCGGCCGCTTGCCGGGGCGCTGCTGATTCCCTACCTGGCCTGGGTCGCCTTCGCCGCCGCGCTCAACGGCGCCATAGCGTTCGCCCTCTGA